The Halobacterium litoreum genome includes a region encoding these proteins:
- a CDS encoding CopD family protein, producing the protein MDIDITAARVVHAVFGAAWTGSTLAVALFVVPAARRGVLDAEPVAWIADRFAKLSVASVVVMLLSGGHLAGTLYTFELLADSYRGHLVLGMTTLWLVLAGLSHVATSRLTAGSDVRAAADDATPWFGAASAVSVALLVLAGML; encoded by the coding sequence ATGGACATCGACATCACCGCCGCCCGCGTCGTCCACGCCGTCTTCGGCGCGGCGTGGACCGGCAGCACGCTCGCCGTCGCGCTGTTCGTCGTGCCCGCGGCCCGGCGCGGCGTCCTCGACGCCGAACCGGTCGCGTGGATAGCCGACCGGTTCGCGAAACTCAGCGTCGCGAGCGTCGTCGTCATGCTGCTGTCGGGCGGCCACCTCGCTGGCACGCTCTACACGTTCGAACTGCTCGCGGACTCCTATCGAGGCCACCTCGTCCTCGGGATGACGACGCTGTGGCTGGTGCTCGCGGGCCTCTCGCACGTCGCGACGAGTCGCCTCACCGCCGGGAGCGACGTGCGGGCCGCGGCCGACGACGCGACGCCGTGGTTCGGCGCCGCGAGCGCGGTGAGCGTCGCCCTGCTCGTGCTCGCCGGCATGCTGTAG